The proteins below are encoded in one region of Apostichopus japonicus isolate 1M-3 chromosome 22, ASM3797524v1, whole genome shotgun sequence:
- the LOC139964241 gene encoding uncharacterized protein yields the protein MASSIETSTLCTDDSVRQGLKRLRRQNAVPLDLNIIKMAKLGKGVTPPTPQDEEIRLQWPSPTKRSSQSPPPTVSPLTEDYDEAGCKPTHDETEVIWVLDSDEEAELETPIVNVPQPDVEAPKVSRHIKRRNPRCQPKRLFEQGIVVDEVQTTTTEHEKTLQRLAKNVICQELWHTIKQKCNDLCYGCSVDHPSQIEHDWCLMATDDERLAMFLDDSVRNWTLNIFLRPNIWLNVVH from the exons ATGGCTTCCTCAATCGAAACTTCGACACTTTGTACCGATGACTCTGTGCGTCAAGGCTTGAAGAGACTGCGCCGTCAAAACGCAGTGCCTTTGGACTTGAACATTATTAAAATGGCCAAATTGGGAAAAGGTGTAACGCCACCAACACCTCAAGACGAGGAAATTCGTCTACAATGGCCGAGCCCTACTAAGCGGTCGTCGCAGTCACCTCCACCAACGGTATCGCCATTGACAGAGGATTACGACGAAGCGGGTTGCAAACCAACGCAT GATGAAACTGAAGTGATCTGGGTACTGGATTCTGATGAGGAGGCAGAACTGGAGACCCCGATCGTCAATGTACCACAACCGGATGTAGAGGCACCCAAAGTGTCTAGGCACATCAAGAGACGAAACCCCAGATGTCAACCAAAGAGGCTGTTTGAACAAGGCATCGTCGTAGATGAGGTCCAGACAACGACAACCGAACACGAAAAGACGTTGCAACGTTTAGCAAAGAATGTGATTTGCCAAGAGCTTTGGCATAccataaaacaaaaatgcaatGATTTGTGTTACGGATGTAGTGTGGACCATCCGAGTCAGATTGAGCACGACTGGTGTCTCATGGCCACGGACGATGAACGCCTCGCTATGTTCCTGGATGATTCCGTAAGAAATTGGACATTGAACATATTTTTAAGACCAAATATCTGGTTGAATGTCGTGCATTGA